GTTTGACGAGAGATATCTGCCGATTTTGAATATTAGATATGGGTAGCCAAGGAAGTAGCAGAGACTAGAAAGACATTGATGCATTATTGAGGGGATATTGTGCAGTGCAAGACAAGAAGAGACATGGACAAAGCATGCCTGGAGAAAAGTCTTATGTTGGTAATCGGTACTATCACAGCTTCCCCTCCACACCACCACATTTTAATTCCATTTATGTAAATTCCTCTTGAACCCAATTCATTGGCGAAGAAGCACCACAAATGTCAATTGACTtaaattttttctctctctctgttgTAGCTACAAGCTTACCAGACACAAGGGACCCAAACCAAACCACATCCTCATTGTCTTCGCAAACAGACCCTTCCTTATTTTGAAAATGTTGGTTTGGTTCCACACTGCTGATGATGACATGCTAATCCATTAATATTCATTCTATGATTTAACGTTCAAAAATCATTCATTATGttccttaaaataaaataaataaaatagactatatatatatattttttataactttagatgttacaaaatataaaatttaattttacaaaataaaaaatcatcttagttgattttaattgaataatttttaaatagtttttttttttttaaatcaaaagatACACGCACATTTATGGGACTGCAATAATTTCGACAATCTATATCTATGATAATAATTAACCCATCAATAGACATATCTTAAGAATAAAGCCCAATAGCCTATCCAGACTTAAAGTAAAAGAGGCCCGAGGCCCAACAACCAAGTTGCCTAGTCTAGGTAGGAACACAGAAGGAGACTGATGTTCACACCGCCGCACACGACGCCGACGACGACGACGACGACGACGATCTTCTTCCAGAGCCAGAGGATCAGAGTGCATGTAGGAGCCAGGAGCCACTATATTCGAAGCCCAACCCAGGAAATAACTAGAACCAGGCTCAACAGAAGGAAGACAAACATAGACTTGTGAGACTTGGAGGAACAGCACAGCTTGATAGGTGCAATGAAAGTTCACATTGGTCTTCTTATCCTGGACCAAACTAATTTTGCTTTACCTTTGATTTCTTTTCTTCAATTGTAGCTCTTTCTGaatgttaattttaaattatctacAATCACTGTGGGTCTTGGGTTTTTTACGAGTTCATTATTGACGGGGCTAGAAACTGCTAAATGTAGTTTACTTgatagaattttttttcctcACAGCAATGAACCCAGTTCCATTTCATTTGGCTCctgctgcaccacctcctcctccgtGGTTACCCATGTTACCACCAAACCCTACCCAGTCCAGTGCTTTCTGGGAGACCAAAAATGTGCATGATCGGCTCAGGGACTTACAAGAGACTGTAATTCTCGCAAAAGCAATGTAAgctttgttttccttcaatACATATTTGCCATTTGATTaggatataaaattaattaactagGAATCATGATTCAATTAGTTGCTTTTTTAGGGAAAAAATATTGTACGTTATATCTCCTTTTTGGATTCGAGCATTGATAATTGTTTGCTGTTATATTTGGAATATAGATTATGATCAAATTTGTACTCTCAACAGGCAGGAGGAGCTAGAAGTGTTGATGACGTTGAAAGATGCTAAAGGATTTGCAGAACATGGGGAAAGGGGGTCCATTGATCCTGTTGCTTCTGGCTTATCCAAGTATTTAGAAGATAGGAAAATTGATTTGGAAGAGCAAGAACCACTTTCTATGGATGCTGCAAACTCGTTGATGTCAAAATTGAGAGCTCAGCTGGAGCCATTTCGACCTCTGATAGATCAAGCAAGCCCTTGGGAGGAGAAATCTGCAGCAATTAGATTGTCTGATAAAATGCTAAAGTGCAAACGAAATAAACTttggagaaagagaaagagaaaacgTGTTGCAGAAATGCGTGCAAAGGTgcttttaattttcattcatttgttGTCAGCTGCTGGACTTATTTTATTCTCAGTGAGTTGTCTTGTTTGCCCAATTTGCCTACTCTGATATTTAGGAGCATGAACAACTCATCCAAGCTGATCAAGAAGCTAATGAGTGGATGGCTAGGGAGATTGCCAAGGATGTTGCACAACTGAAGGTACTGGAGTATTCCGTCCTAAACTGATACAGTCAACTGCTAATGGCCTTTGTTTCTCATCCATTAGGTGTTTAAATTCCAAAAATGCTGTCGTTAAATTATGTCAACAAAGAAATGTGTGATACCAATCAGTGGTTTCAGCTTAGTGGCACCATTACTGGAGACTTGGTTTTCCTGATAGGATGTCACTTTTCCTGATATCAAAAAGCAAATGTTGCACTTGATGAACACAAAAAAGTTGCATGTTTAATGCTTTAGAGAGCATGGCAGATTCCCATCAGTAATAATGAAGCAAGTTAAGTGATGCCTACAACTAATTTTTTCACAAAGTTTGTTTTACCAAAATTCCCAGCAACTTTGAGCAATGAGTGCAAGACTAGTATTGTCCATTTCAGAACCAGTGAAGAAGTGCTATAAATAACATTTATGGTTTCACATAAGACAGTTTGTTTCTGTTGGAACATTCAACTTCTTTTAGCAAGAACATGGGCACTTCATAGCTCCCTCTTCCCTTGAAAAGAATTATTGCCCAGCCCCTTCAGTAAACAGCTATAGTTGTTCTTATAAGTTAAACTTGTACTTGTTGATACACAAGTAAATTCTCTCTTGTTTGTGACTAAGTTACATCCAGTGCATTTTTTTCAACTTTAGCGGATAAAAATGGCATATGTGACAATAAATAGGAGATTTCCAATGGTGCATACTTACACCTTTTCATCGCTTCACTCACTTTCCTGTTATCTACAGAACTGTAGTTTTGTGGTTTCTTGCCACTTGTGGCAATAGAAAATTGGATTATACTAGCTAGCGCTTCTGATGGAAACATTCATGTTTACAAGTGCTCTTATCTTATGAAGATCTTATAAatgtattcttttaaaaaattggtTTTTGATCATGTTGATTTTCATATCTGAAGTTTACATGACCTGACATATGTTTACTTGGATACATGTTGTTGTAGGTGGAAAAGATGAAGCAGATTGCAAAGCTTAAAGTAAAAGAGGAGAAAAAGAGACTAGAATCAGAGGTGAGAACTTGTGAAATAGTGTACTTGCTATTTTACATGAGGACCTATATATGCTATTGAATACAAATCATCATCAGATGAATTGAAGACTGTTAGTAGTGAgtgatattttattcttttagctAGAGACAAGAAAAATGTGGTGTTGTTATTGCTTTTTTGACCTTCGGTCATTTTGCAATATCAAAGTTTTCCACGAGCATTGTGCATTAGCAAAGAATCGCTAAGCTGTTATGGTGCAAATATTTGGAACTAGTTTTCAGGACTCTAGGACTCAACTTGGAACTCCTCAAATTTTCCATGTGCTGTTTCATTTGTGTTAGCTGGAGGTagaacttatatatatatatatatatatccttatTTCTTTCCTGTGATATGAAATACCTTTCTTCAAGGATAGTATGGTGATCCTCATCATACACAATTTGTTGGATAGTGCAAAGATACCGTGTCAAAACATTTGTTACAGATTATTACAGCATTTgtatttttccttttcctttaaaGGAAGATATCCAATCTTATAAATGTCATATCTTTCAGCTTGAGCTGGTTTTGATCGTGGAGAAGTTGCAGGAATTGCGTTCTATCAGGatccaaaaattgaaaaaacaagGTATGCCtaataattactttttagtccctcagTTATGTCAAAATTAATGTATACATCCTTCTACTTTTATAAGTCAACCCTTTCATCCCTAGATTTTGATTCTATCATATAGTAGGTCTCTCCATCTATTAGATATGTTAAATTCAATGAATTTGATAGGGTCAAATGTGAGAGAGAAATTTTTGTTTTCCAAATAcccttaataaattataattaaatctgTATTGAAAACCCCTATAATCCCTTAGAGCTGGACACATACCCATTCGCTCTTCTAATATGTCCATTATGGAATCTAATAGTCAGGTCATTATCCTTAGAATAAGCAGTTAAAACGTTTTGTCTTATTATTTATCATTGCATTCAGAATCTGGAATATTGTTGTTGATGATTCTAACAACCCATAATGCTGTTGCTACTTCTTCTAAATCCTGGAGATTGACTTTCTGAACTTGAGTTCCCAAATGCAATCTTGAGTATTATTGCAATTTATAGTCCAGCCCACCACAATTCCTTTTTAGGCCATACTCAAATTCGTAGGAGAAATGTTCAATATCCAAGTGTTTCCTTGCATCATCATCTACTGAGGCATGATCAAGTTTGGATTTTGCAAGTAAATATTGAACCTGTACTGCTTCATCTTCCAATGAAGGAACAAaggattcatttatttttacccTTTTACTTTTCATATGGGCAAACTTCTTATTCAAATTTGCTTCTTGATCCATTTTCAAATAAGCAACACTGCATGCATCATGGTCCACTCACTCATTGGTGGTGACGGAACCCCTCACAAGCTCAAACCGGTGATCTGCCAGTGCATCCGCTCACAAAATCTCAgacaggagagagagagagagagagagagagagagagagagagagagtttgcaTGTATGTGAGGAAGTGACAGTAAGGggaaatgaaaaagaagaaaaaatatgttttataatgcATTTCTCTTATTTGATGGAATGCCTAaaagaatgttatgtaatacaTGCTTATTATGTGTAGCTTAAGGTTCGGAAAGTATTTTATCAAGAATTCAAGATGCATAAACTTGACTTCTCTTGCATTGGTAGCTGAGAAATTAGTTCACAGCTTTACGATAAAAAATCTAGTTGCAACCATTGTAGATTTAGTGGGttcagagaaagagagaaaaagaatgTATGGAGAAGGGGGAGGAGAAGAATAAGGAGAGGGTTCTAGTTATTTTCCTTTCACTAACGGTATTTTTTATGGAGAGACCTCCAATTTGGATCATTATAAAACTTTGCTAATCTTGAGTTTTTAGAAGAAGAGGGACATACCTATTAATCATGAGATAAGCgagtgaataaaaatatttttccctaatatttttatgcattTTGCTTACTGCTTAAATCTGCCTGCTCTGATATAATTGGCCTTTATAACTCAAATGAATGTACAACTGCACTTTTGCTGCTGTGGACTGTGAAGTTCAAGTCATATTACTTTTTGGTGCTTTGTGGTATTCATTCTTGgagttaaaaatagataaaatatttattaaagtgATTAATTTTGCAAAATGAGGTTCTATATATTTGTTTAATCTTGTGAATCTTGATGCTTTCTATGTCTTGCAGTTTCTTTAGTATGCCTTATTTTTCGTGATTGTAATTAATACTGCGTTGCACACTTGAATTTGTGTTGGTTAATTCTTTTTTGAACCTCTAATTATGATTGGTTGCATAATCATGCAGGGCATTTTCTTCCGGAGGAGGATGACAAGTTTCTTGAGAGAGTTCGGGCTGCAGTTGAGGAAGAGGAGCGGCAAGCAATGGTTGCTGCTGACACTGATGCTGCCAAGGATGCCATTGCAACTGCTGAGGGATCCCGTAAAACAACCCAGACTCACGGGCCTAAGGATTCAAGTGCTGATAATGTTGGAACTAAGGAAAGTACAGGCCAAGTAACTGATGGCAAAGACAGTGCAGGCTCTGGTGCGGTCACTGATCCATCTGAAGAAAGAGGAACTGAAGGTCAAAGTTATAGCGGAGCATATGATTCTGTGGCAAATTTACCATTGGAATTCTACCACTATTATTATGGCAGCAATAATGATATGGGCACACTTATTGAGGTGATTTTAAACTGCTTATTCCACTGATTCTCTGCATGGTGCAGAATACATCATTCTCGCAATGCACAAGTGATTCCTTAATATTCAGTGGCAGTCTTTCTTTACTATTAACACAAAATTGCAGGTTCAACTCCATAGTGAGTTGAAAATTATAATGAGAGCTAATCATTCTTACAAGTTCTTTCATCCTTGCCTGCAGGTTAGAAGAACCTGGGATGCATATATAAGACCGGGGGGAAGGTAAGCCCGTAAATCCTTTTAGCCGGAAATTATACAAACCATTATGTCAATCCCCACActaactttttaaatataagtatatatataagttAGCTCGTAAACCTATCTCTTAAATCTTATCGACTTGAATATTGAAAACTGAGTGTAATGCTGGATGTTTGCAGTGCTGGATGTTaaaaaactcaagttcggctcATAAAAATTTATCCAAGCTTTAAACTCAATTCTCTTATTACATTGAACTCAACTTGCTTAACAAGGCTGCTCATATTGTAGAGGTCAAGTTCTGCTTATTTACTAAATGAGCCTAAAATCTAAGCTGGAGTTTGACTCGTTTATAAATTGAGTCGAGTCTAATTGAGCTTTTATTCAGTTAAACCTCGAATAGCTTGTAATAACATATTAATAATGGGCCTCCTTGAAATCGTGACACGTGTGCGAGAAAGTAGAAGGGTGCACACCAATACATCTGGTCCGACCACCTTACAAAAGAACCATCCATCATAATATGCAGGTCAGACCTCCAGCACCTCCGACCGCACCAATGCTCGGAGCAAGTAAGTCGATCTCTTTAAGACATGCATATCCCACTTAGGGTCATAATTACGCGTGCAAGTAGGATTGACAAACAAAACGGGAGTGATGGACAGGACATGGGGAAGCGGCTCAACATTTATTAGCTGATTGCCACCATAAATGAGCCGCCTGATACTTCTGCCACAACACTCTACCGTCGTATTAGATAAGGCAATCCGTCAGAATGCACCGGAATGATCAAGGTATTATTACCCTGAACAAATTACGTAAGGGGACAGATTTTATGAAACCTAGACCTTAGAAGCTCTCAACTTTCTCCAAGAGTCTCAACAGCCTTACATAGGCCGAAAAACTAGTCCAATCCCTTCTCTATCCCCAACTATCCAATCAGATCCATTAACTTCCCCGTAGATCAAACCTTTCAGCTACGTGTTATCATCTCTTAGTCTCACTGGATCTTAGAGCTATCAATTAGCGCTGTGTGTGGAAAAACGAAGGAAGACTATCCAATCAACTAGAGTTTTCCAAACATAAACGCACTGAGATCCACCATGGCAAATAAAGAAAACAACCCATCGACACTCATTGGAGACGAAAATCCAACCCTCGAAATCCCAAATCCTCAAAACTTTCTTATGACGTTGTTTTCATTTTCCCCCACTCAAACATTACCACACACCTTCCACCAACAACCCCGCTCTAGCAAACACCGCCCTGCAAACACGCATGTCTAACCAGGATCTGCAAGCAATGTCTGTGCAGCTGCAACAAACGATGATGTTGATGAACCAAATAATGCAGCAAAGGAGTCTCACCTTGCCCATGCCTACAAATCTAACATCCATCACAACCCCTAATCAAGCACCAACACCGACCTTTGTTCCAAAAATCGAAAATCATGACCAAACCTCCACGATACACTTAACTTAGAAGACAAGAGAACCGTTTGTAGCCTGTATCCGGGAAGAGACTATTCCCAAGAAGTTCCAAATGCCAACTATGGGTGCATATAACGGCACGAGCAATCTCAGGGACCATGTAATCAACTATAAAACCTTCATGGAGTTACAGACTCACTCTAACACCTTACTTTGCAAAGTATTCCCCACTACCTTTACCGGTGCAGCCCTAACCTGGTTCAATAACCTAGGATCAGAAAGTATCAAGACTTTATATGGCCTGGCCAGCTCATTTACAGGGAGATTCATAGCCAGCATCCTAGCCCAGAGGAAAACTAGTTATTTGGAGATGGTTAGACAAAAGAAGGGCGAGACTCTACGGGAGTATGTTAACCGTTTCAATGCATAAGCCCTCCAGATCCCTAACCTAGACGAACCTCGAGCAGTGGAAGCCGTGCAGAAGGGAACTACCTTGGTAGAGTTCTTTGGGTCCCTAAGCAGAAAACCACCATCCACATTACCCCAACTCATGCAGAGAGCAGAAAAATACATCAGGCAGAATGATGCCTTCATGACCAGTCGATTTGTTAGAGAATCCTAAGAGAGGGACCAGATGAAAAGCCGACCAAAAGATCGAAGGAAGGAATAGACAGATCGGAGGCCCGATCGAAGTGTTAAGGCCTTAAATAGATACTGAGACAGTAGGGAAGCTGATCACCGACCTAAGCTCCCTCCCCATCGAGACATTACTCCTTTGAATGTCTTCATGGCAGAAGTATTGGTTGCTATACAAGACAAGAACCTGATCATATGGCCACAATTTTTGCGGTCAGACCCTGGAACCACACTCCAACCAGTATTGCCAATTCCACAAAACTAATAATCATGACACGAATAACTGTTACCAATTAAGGAATGAAATAGAAAAGCTAATTAAGAGAGGCCATTGGaagaattttgtgaagaaagagACAGCACCCGGAGACAGGCCAAAGGAGAGAAGGGAACCATTAAAGAAAGGACAGCAAGACCCGTAAATGATGGATCCAGCGGGACCATAAACATGATAGTAAGAGAAGAGATAGAATAGCCCCTCCGGACTAACAGAAAAAGAAGACAAGGTGGCAACCTAAAAGAAGTGGAAGTCATGCAAGTCACCGAGCATATTCCAGAGATAGTGAGTTTTTCAGCAGTCGACGGGGAAGGGGTCGAGATGCTGCATGATGATGCTCTGGTGGTATAAGCCATTATTCACAATTTCAGGATCTAGAAGATTTTGGTTGACGATGTAAGCAAGATGAATCTTCTGTCACACCGAGTTTTTAAAGCCATGAAGATAATAAGTGAGAACATGGTCAAAGACCAGGCACCAGTGAAAGGCATAGGCGGAGCGCTCGTACCAGTAGAAGGGAAGAATAACCTGCTGATGACCTTGGAAACACCATCGACCACTGGGACCCAGCATGTCCAGTTCTTCATAGTCAAGTTACCACTGGTTTACAATGTCATTCTGGGTCGACCAGTTTTGTATGATTTTGAGGTAGCCATGAGCATCAAGTACTTATGCATGAAGTGCCCCGCTGAAGCTGGGGTGGCTACTGTAAGGGAAAGGCAAGAAGAATTCTGATTGGTGTACCTGACAACTATggcaaaggaagaaaaggaggagGTGCACCTAGAAGTtatggaggtcagggatgaagAAAAAGAGCAAAGAACCCAACCTGCGAAAGAGCTTGAAAGTTTTGTCTTAAATGGAGAAAAATGAAGAAGAACCGGAGAAAAATTTCAACATGAATGCGGACCTAACCATGTGCAGAAAACGGCCGTAAAAGCCCTTGTCTAGGGTCATGCTAATAGCTTTGCTTGGAAGCCGGCCGATATGCCAGGAATCGACCCCCAGGTCATCTCCTATCAATTGAATGAATGTGTGATCAGATGCAAGACCAGTGAAACAGAAAAAGAGGATGTATAGGGTAAAAAAAGAGAAGCTATGAGAATTGAGGTAGAGAAGTTGGTAAAAGCTAATTTTGTAAGGGAAGTGGCTTATATTGAATGGTTAGCTAACCCCGTTTTTGTAAAAAAATCCAATGGAAAATACCgcatgtgtatagattttattgACCTAAATCAGGCTTGTCCGAAATATTATTATCCTCTACATGACACTAATAAATTGGTCGATGCTACGGCCGGATTTGAGTATTTGTCTTT
The Manihot esculenta cultivar AM560-2 chromosome 1, M.esculenta_v8, whole genome shotgun sequence genome window above contains:
- the LOC110615033 gene encoding U11/U12 small nuclear ribonucleoprotein 59 kDa protein — translated: MNPVPFHLAPAAPPPPPWLPMLPPNPTQSSAFWETKNVHDRLRDLQETVILAKAMQEELEVLMTLKDAKGFAEHGERGSIDPVASGLSKYLEDRKIDLEEQEPLSMDAANSLMSKLRAQLEPFRPLIDQASPWEEKSAAIRLSDKMLKCKRNKLWRKRKRKRVAEMRAKEHEQLIQADQEANEWMAREIAKDVAQLKVEKMKQIAKLKVKEEKKRLESELELVLIVEKLQELRSIRIQKLKKQGHFLPEEDDKFLERVRAAVEEEERQAMVAADTDAAKDAIATAEGSRKTTQTHGPKDSSADNVGTKESTGQVTDGKDSAGSGAVTDPSEERGTEGQSYSGAYDSVANLPLEFYHYYYGSNNDMGTLIEVRRTWDAYIRPGGSRIPGHWVQPPPPADDIWASYLVRLNDSGLF